The Coffea arabica cultivar ET-39 chromosome 4e, Coffea Arabica ET-39 HiFi, whole genome shotgun sequence genome includes a window with the following:
- the LOC113742945 gene encoding glutamate receptor 2.7: MQNPVKSSTKLLYRHLIIINFWVVLLNGQNATKVDVGVILDLDTLVGKISKTSMLMALEDHRSNNIQDNTTIRIVAHLRDSKSDSVEAASAAIDLLKNVQVEAILGPQTSAQADFIIDLGNKAKVPVISSAASPSLSPKESPFFVRAAHCSSSQATAIAEIIKTFGWRKAVLVYEDSLYGSGIVPFLTDAMLESNTIVSYRSVISPAASDDQILEELYKLITMQTRVFVVHLLPSLASRLFLKANEVGMMSQGYAWIITEALTSLLDSVKPAVVDSMQGVLGLKPHVPRSSKLDIFTKRWRKRFREENPEIDRFELNIYGLWAYDTVIALAKATEKAVNMAQPQSKKKAVINGKNLSDLDMIGTSGMGAELIESVRNIRFNGLSGDFHIIEGQLQPSAFEIVNVIGKGERKIGFWTETYGISDKLKPNEAQLVHESSKDNIGIIIWPGESNIVPKGWEMPTGHEKKLRVGVPVKNGLPEFVKVEKDPLTNAVIATGFCVDVFKEVMMSLPYAASYDFIPFETPDGDSAGDYNDLVYQIYLENYDAVVGDVTILANRSRFVDFTLPYTESGVSTIVRIKDDERKNAWIFMKPLTMDLWLTTGAFFIFTGFVVWVLEHRINEEFRGPPGKQVGMIFWFSFSTLVFAHKEKVMSNLSRFVVIIWVFVVLVLTSSYTASLTSMLTVQQLQPTITDLFDLIKNGEYIGYQTGSFVTELLKSKKFDASQFRNYNTFEEYDEALRKGSRNGGVDGIVDELPYIRLFLAKYCRKYTMVGPTFKTAGFGFAFPKGSPLVPDVSRAVLNVTEGDKMKRILKEWFGEETDCSEQYGAVATSDSLTLDSFKGLFLIAGLSSSLALAIFLLIFFYENRGVLVSNGSVVQKLSAMAKIFDEERKDLSRAAKKQGTGAEAAVVNVVSLGSNHEFAPSPAISFFHHHHQHHEEEGVCSHDEGFSIATEPASPIHDAIVIVTETAEER, translated from the exons ATGCAGAATCCTGTAAAAAGTAGTACTAAGCTCCTTTACCGACATTTGATCATCATTAACTTCTGGGTCGTCCTCCTGAATGGTCAAAATGCGACGAAGGTTGATGTTGGGGTAATCCTTGATTTGGACACCCTGGTGGGAAAGATTTCCAAAACCTCCATGCTTATGGCACTTGAAGATCACCGGTCCAACAACATTCAGGATAACACTACCATTAGGATTGTCGCTCACCTCAGAGATTCAAAATCTGATTCTGTTGAAGCAGCTTCTGCAG CCATAGACCTCCTCAAAAATGTCCAAGTCGAGGCAATTTTAGGCCCTCAAACGTCGGCACAAGCAGATTTTATTATCGATCTCGGGAAcaaagccaaagttccagtaaTTTCGTCAGCCGCAAGTCCATCTCTTTCTCCCAAAGAGTCTCCGTTTTTTGTCCGAGCAGCACATTGTTCGTCCTCTCAGGCTACAGCCATAGCAGAGATTATTAAAACTTTTGGTTGGAGGAAAGCTGTCCTTGTCTATGAGGACAGTCTTTATGGTAGTGGAATAGTTCCCTTCTTGACTGATGCAATGCTAGAAAGCAATACCATAGTTTCCTATCGAAGTGTCATATCTCCTGCTGCTTCGGATGATCAGATTCTTGAAGAGCTATACAAGTTAATTACCATGCAGACCAGGGTCTTTGTGGTTCATCTGCTGCCATCTCTTGCTTCTCGGTTATTTTTGAAAGCAAATGAAGTGGGGATGATGAGCCAGGGCTATGCCTGGATCATTACAGAGGCTCTTACGAGTCTATTGGATTCTGTTAAACCTGCGGTCGTGGACTCAATGCAAGGGGTACTGGGATTGAAGCCTCATGTCCCTAGATCAAGTAAATTGGATATCTTTACaaagagatggagaaagagaTTCAGGGAAGAGAATCCAGAGATTGATAGGTTCGAGTTAAATATTTATGGGCTATGGGCGTATGACACCGTGATCGCACTAGCAAAGGCGACAGAGAAAGCCGTTAATATGGCTCAACCACAATCCAAGAAAAAGGCGGTGATAAATGGAAAGAACCTCTCGGACTTGGATATGATTGGAACTTCAGGAATGGGAGCTGAGCTCATTGAATCTGTCCGAAATATCAGATTCAATGGATTGAGTGGCGATTTTCACATTATTGAGGGGCAACTACAGCCATCTGCTTTCGAGATTGTGAATGTAATTGGAAAAGGGGAGAGGAAGATTGGGTTCTGGACTGAAACTTATGGCATTTCAGATAAGCTGAAACCAAATGAAGCTCAATTGGTACATGAGTCTAGTAAGGACAATATCGGTATCATTATATGGCCGGGTGAGTCCAACATTGTTCCTAAGGGCTGGGAAATGCCAACAGGTCATGAAAAGAAGTTAAGGGTTGGAGTTCCGGTCAAGAATGGATTGCCAGAATTTGTGAAGGTGGAAAAGGATCCCTTAACAAATGCTGTCATTGCAACTGGTTTCTGTGTGGATGTATTCAAAGAGGTCATGATGTCCCTCCCATATGCAGCCTCCTATGATTTTATTCCTTTTGAAACCCCTGACGGTGACAGTGCGGGAGATTACAATGATCTTGTATATCAAATATATCTCGAG AATTATGATGCGGTGGTTGGTGACGTGACCATATTAGCAAATAGATCAAGGTTCGTGGATTTCACGTTGCCTTACACAGAGTCTGGTGTTTCCACCATTGTTCGAATTAAGGATGACGAGAGGAAGAACGCCTGGATCTTCATGAAACCGCTAACAATGGACCTCTGGCTGACTACTGgagcatttttcattttcactggCTTTGTCGTTTGGGTACTTGAGCATCGTATAAATGAAGAATTCCGAGGTCCACCAGGGAAGCAAGTTGGAATGATATTCTGGTTCTCCTTCTCAACGCTTGTTTTTGCTCATA aagagAAGGTCATGAGCAATTTATCAAGATTTGTAGTAATCATATGGGTATTTGTGGTGTTAGTACTTACATCAAGTTATACGGCCAGCCTGACATCAATGTTGACAGTGCAACAACTTCAACCGACTATTACTGATCTTTTTGATCTGATAAAAAATGGTGAATATATCGGCTACCAAACTGGTTCCTTTGTAACTGAGCTGCTCAAGAGTAAGAAATTCGATGCCTCCCAGTTTAGAAACTACAACACATTTGAAGAGTACGATGAAGCACTTCGTAAAGGTAGCAGAAATGGAGGAGTGGATGGAATTGTTGATGAACTTCCTTATATCAGGCTCTTTCTGGCAAAGTACTGCAGAAAGTACACTATGGTTGGTCCGACATTCAAGACTGCTGGCTTTGGATTT GCATTTCCAAAGGGTTCTCCCCTCGTACCTGATGTATCAAGGGCAGTGTTAAACGTGACCGAGGGAGATAAAATGAAGAGAATTCTAAAGGAGTGGTTTGGGGAAGAAACAGATTGTTCGGAGCAATATGGAGCAGTGGCTACTTCCGACAGCCTGACACTGGATAGTTTTAAAGGGCTTTTCCTGATAGCTGGATTGTCTTCTTCACTAGCTCTTGCTATATTCTTGCTTATCTTCTTCTATGAGAATAGGGGAGTTCTCGTCTCTAATGGTTCAGTTGTCCAGAAACTTTCTGCAATGGCAAAAATATTTGATGAAGAAAGGAAGGACTTGAGCAGGGCGGCCAAGAAGCAAGGCACAGGAGCCGAAGCAGCAGTTGTTAACGTAGTTTCTCTGGGGAGTAATCATGAATTTGCCCCAAGCCCAGCAATTAGCTttttccaccaccaccaccagcaCCATGAAGAAGAAGGCGTTTGCTCTCATGATGAAGGCTTCTCCATTGCAACAGAGCCTGCAAGTCCAATTCATGATGCCATAGTAATAGTCACGGAGACGGCAGAAGAAAGATAG